GTTAATTGAAGAAATTACTCAAAAATATAAAAATGATAAATCTTGTGGATTGGAAATTCAAAAATTTGCAAAAAATAAATATAGAATGATTACAAAGAAAGAGAATGCAGATTTTTATTCAAAATTAGCAAACGTAAAAACAGAATCAAAATTATCAACAGCAAGTATAGAAACTTTATCAATAATTGCTTATAAAGGCCCAATTACAAGAGCAGATGTTGAAGACATTAGAGGTGTTAATTGTGAATCAATATTCCATAAATTAAAATTAAGAAACTTAATTATTGATGCAGGAAAATCAATGGAACTTGGAAAAGCAACTTTATATAAAGTTACTGATGATTTTTTAAAGTATTTTAATTTAAATAGTTTAGATGAATTACCAAAATTAAAAGAGGTAATTGATGAAGAAAAAGAAATATTTAATAGAGGTTAATTATGATAGAAGAAAGATTACAGAAAATAATAGCTTCAAGAGGTTATTGTTCAAGGCGTCAAGCTGAAAAATTAATTGAACAAGGTAGAGTAAAAGTTGAAGGAAAAATAATTAAAGAATTAGGAACAAAATTTGAATCTAATGTAGAAATATCTATTAATAATAAACCTTTATTAGAAGTAAAACAAAAAGTTTATTATTTATTTAATAAACCAAGATTAGTTTTAACAACAATGGATGATCCCAAGGATAGAAAAACAGTAGCTGATTTTTTTAATGATTCAAAAATAAGAGTTTTTCCCGTGGGAAGACTTGATTATGATGTATCAGGAGCATTAATAATGACAAATGATGGAGAATTTGCAAATTTTGTTATGCATCCAAAATTTGAATTTAGAAAAACTTATCAAGCTTTATGTAATGGAAAAGTAACTAAATATCAAATAAGAGATTTAATTAATGGAGTTACTATTGACGATGATTATAAAACAAAAGCTATATATGCAAAATTATTAAAATATGATGATGAGTTTAATGAATCTGTTATTGAACTAACAATTGCAGAAGGAAGAAAACACCATGTTAAAAAAATGTTAGTTGCAGTAAACATTTATTTAAAAAAATTAAAAAGAACACAAATTGAATTTTTGGAAATAAATGATATTGAAATAGGTAAATTTAGAGAACTTAAACCCCATGAAATAAAGCAATTTTATGGAATTTATAATTCTTTAAAAAACAGAAAAGGAAATTAATATTATGAGAATAGCTATTTTTGGTACTGTTGGTGCTGGAAAATCAACAATTTCAGAAAAAATTTCAAAAAAATTAAATTATGAAATTTTTCCTGAACCAATTGATAATAATCCATATTTTGATGATTATTATAAAGACATGGAAACAAATGTTTTTAAAATGCAAATTTATATGCTTACAGCAAGAAGTCAACAATTAATTAAAGCAAATTCTATTAATAATGTTATTTTTGACAGAACTATCTTAGAAGATCCAATTTTTGTGGCTGTAAATCATGATTTAGGCACAATGAATGATATTGATTATAAAACTTATACAGATTTTTATGAACAAGTTGTAATTCCAAATTTAACACATAGAGTCGAATTTGATTTGGTTATATATTTAAAAGTTTCAACAGATAAAGCAATAGAAAGAATTAAAGAACGTGGTAGAATTCAAGAATTAGAAACTCCAAGAATCTATTGAGACACTTTGAATAAGAGATATGATGATTTTTTTAATATAAGAAAAGATATGTTTAATTTTTTAGTAATTGATGCAGAAACAGATGATATTGATTTAAAAATTAATCAAATTTTAGATAAAATTAATGAATTGGAAAAACTTTAAAAAAAGGAGAAATAATTATGGGAAGAGCACATGAAGTTAGAAAACAAAGTATGGAAAAAACTGCTGCAATGAAATCTGCAATCTATGGTAGGGCTTCAAAAGAAATTTATATGGCAGCGAAAAATGGAAGTAAAGATCCAGAAGCAAATTTAGCATTAAGAAGTGCAATTGATAAAGCAAAATCTAAACAAGTACCTGTTGATGTAATTCAAAGAGCAATTAAAAAAGCAGAAGGTATGGATGGAGAAATTTTTTTTTCAAACAGATATGAAGGTTATGGACCAGGAAATTCAATGATAATTGTAGATTCATTAACAAGCAATGTGAACAGAGCAATTGCAGAGATTAGAGATGCGTTTAATAAGAATGGGGGAAAAATTGCAACAAGCGGTGCTGTTTCTCATTCTTTTCAAGCAACAAGTATATTTGCTTTGGAAGGACAAACAGTTGAAGAAATTTTAGAATTTTTAATGATTGAAGAGTGTGATGTTAATGATGTATTTGAAGACGAAGAAATGCTATTAGTTTATGCTCCTTTTCAAGAATTTAATAAAGTTAAAATAACATTGGATAAGTTTGGTATTAAAGATTATAAAATGGCAGAAACTACAATGTTAGCTGATGAAAATATAGTTATAACAGATAATGAAGCAAAAATTAAATTTGACAAATTAATTAACAGACTTAATGAATTAGAAGATGTTCAAGATATTTATCATAATGTTGAAAATTAATAAGTAATTTTAATTAAAAAAATCATACACTTGTATGATTTTTTTAATTATCAAATTTTAATTCTATTTTCTTTTTCCAAAAACATTCCATCACCTTTTTTTGTTTCAAAAGTTTCGTGAAATTCGTCAATATTAATTAAAACACCGTTACATCTAAATTCTTCTGGAGAATGTGGATCAATTAGAAGTCTTGTATTTTTTAATTCATCTGTAGATTTTCTTTTTCAAATAATTGCATAATTCTCAAAAAATAATTTTAAATCATTTGGAAATTGCTCTTTACAAATATCTAAAGCAGCAACAACTCCACTTAAATCACCAATATTTTCACCAAGAGTTAATTTTCCATTTACTTTTGAACCATTAACCTCATAATTACTATATTGTTCTACTAATTTTTGAGTTCTATTGCTATATTGCTTATAATCTTCATCAGATCATCAGTTTTCAAAATTTCCATCTTTATCAAATTTACTTCCTTCGTCATCAAACCCATGGCTTACTTCATGACCAATTACAGCACCAATTCCACCTAAATTTTTAGCTTTAGGTTCATTAATGTCATAAAATGGAGCTTGTAGTATTCCAGCTGGAAAACAAATTTCATTTGATGTTGGATTATAATATGCATTTACTGTTTGAGGATACATATATCACTTTTCTTTATCCACTGGAAGATTAATTTCTTTAATTTCTTTTTTTGTAAAGTATTGTGAAATTTTTGTTAAATTTTCATATAAATTTCCACCATCTTTATAATCTCTTATATCAATGCTACTAAAATCTTCTCACTTATTTGGATAACCAATTTTAATTTTAAATGTATTTAATTTTTCAATTGCTTTTTCCTTAGTTGTATTTGACATTCATTCTAAATTTTGAATTCTTTTTGAGTATACTTTAATTAAATCATTTACAATTTTTAGAACATCTTCTTTTGCTTTTTCAGAAAAGTGTTTTGAAATATATGCTTTTCCCAAAATTTCTCCTAGATGTGAATTTGTAAATTCCACAGCTCTATCAATTTCAGGTTTCATTTCTTTCATACCGCTAAAAACAGATGAGTATTCAAAACTAATTTTATATAAATTTTCTGTTAATAAAAAACTAAAAACCATAATTACTTTAATTTTTAAAATATCTTTAAGGTCATCTAATTTAATATTTTCCAACATTTCACCTAATTTTTTCAAAAATTTAGGTTCACTTAATATAATCACTTCTGCTTTTGAATATCCAATTTTTGTTAAATGTTCTTTTCAATCAATAA
This genomic window from Spiroplasma taiwanense CT-1 contains:
- the scpB gene encoding SMC-Scp complex subunit ScpB produces the protein MDNIKKISVIEGLIFVNGDEGTTMDDLKIILEESNEQLIEKLIEEITQKYKNDKSCGLEIQKFAKNKYRMITKKENADFYSKLANVKTESKLSTASIETLSIIAYKGPITRADVEDIRGVNCESIFHKLKLRNLIIDAGKSMELGKATLYKVTDDFLKYFNLNSLDELPKLKEVIDEEKEIFNRG
- a CDS encoding YebC/PmpR family DNA-binding transcriptional regulator; the protein is MGRAHEVRKQSMEKTAAMKSAIYGRASKEIYMAAKNGSKDPEANLALRSAIDKAKSKQVPVDVIQRAIKKAEGMDGEIFFSNRYEGYGPGNSMIIVDSLTSNVNRAIAEIRDAFNKNGGKIATSGAVSHSFQATSIFALEGQTVEEILEFLMIEECDVNDVFEDEEMLLVYAPFQEFNKVKITLDKFGIKDYKMAETTMLADENIVITDNEAKIKFDKLINRLNELEDVQDIYHNVEN
- a CDS encoding deoxynucleoside kinase; the protein is MRIAIFGTVGAGKSTISEKISKKLNYEIFPEPIDNNPYFDDYYKDMETNVFKMQIYMLTARSQQLIKANSINNVIFDRTILEDPIFVAVNHDLGTMNDIDYKTYTDFYEQVVIPNLTHRVEFDLVIYLKVSTDKAIERIKERGRIQELETPRIYWDTLNKRYDDFFNIRKDMFNFLVIDAETDDIDLKINQILDKINELEKL
- a CDS encoding pseudouridine synthase yields the protein MIEERLQKIIASRGYCSRRQAEKLIEQGRVKVEGKIIKELGTKFESNVEISINNKPLLEVKQKVYYLFNKPRLVLTTMDDPKDRKTVADFFNDSKIRVFPVGRLDYDVSGALIMTNDGEFANFVMHPKFEFRKTYQALCNGKVTKYQIRDLINGVTIDDDYKTKAIYAKLLKYDDEFNESVIELTIAEGRKHHVKKMLVAVNIYLKKLKRTQIEFLEINDIEIGKFRELKPHEIKQFYGIYNSLKNRKGN
- a CDS encoding M13 family metallopeptidase, translated to MSNKIRVQDNFYDYLNKEWIDNTQLPDGYPSWGSFEMLHKKSIDDIKNLILDFKENYNSLNSEEKKIVNIFNNYLNWKERNSQLIKPIEPIINKINNLNDKKDFSNFLTECFEEFNISFFHSKGVDSDFKNSNKRALGISAMSLGMSNRDFYDESHPRHKEIKSGYQKYINDLIKESQIKFSNENVFNLIYKFEEEISHAMLKQEELRSPENIYNVVTLDKLNELCNFIDWKEHLTKIGYSKAEVIILSEPKFLKKLGEMLENIKLDDLKDILKIKVIMVFSFLLTENLYKISFEYSSVFSGMKEMKPEIDRAVEFTNSHLGEILGKAYISKHFSEKAKEDVLKIVNDLIKVYSKRIQNLEWMSNTTKEKAIEKLNTFKIKIGYPNKWEDFSSIDIRDYKDGGNLYENLTKISQYFTKKEIKEINLPVDKEKWYMYPQTVNAYYNPTSNEICFPAGILQAPFYDINEPKAKNLGGIGAVIGHEVSHGFDDEGSKFDKDGNFENWWSDEDYKQYSNRTQKLVEQYSNYEVNGSKVNGKLTLGENIGDLSGVVAALDICKEQFPNDLKLFFENYAIIWKRKSTDELKNTRLLIDPHSPEEFRCNGVLINIDEFHETFETKKGDGMFLEKENRIKIW